GCTATATACGAGGTTCTGAGGAAGCTCGAAGTCTCGGTCACACGATAACTGGTATATGAGTAAGCTGTCGAATCACCGATAAGGCCGGGGGTAATGAAACCTTCCGTGCTTATCGTTTTCGTTACTGATGAACCTAGGGTTGTCGCCGTGGAGGATTGGGTGGCTACAACGTATCTCGATGTGACCGTGATGGTGGTCTTAGCCTCCGTATCGTCTATTCGGCATAGCTTGTTTCCCACCTCTTCGGTGAACCAGATCTTGCCCTCTTCACCTCCGGCGTAGGCGTATACCATGTCCCAGGGGGCTCCACCGCTCTTCCTTTCGAACTCGACTAGTGTATTGGTTCCGGGCGAGAACCTTCCGATCTTGTTGGAGCCATGCTCCGCGAACCATACGTTGTTATATTTGTCCACGACTATTCCATAGGGCTGAGCATTCGGAGTAGGTATATAATATTCGGTTATCTCGTTGGTGTAGGGGTTCAGCTTCCCTATCCTGTTCCGACCAGACTCTGTGAACCAGATATTGCCGTAGGTGTCGTTGGCTATGCCCCAGGGATAGCTGCCCGCTGGTAGGGCCCACTCCCTAAGCGTATTGGTAGCAGGGTTATAGTTTCCGATTCTATGCCCCTGATACTCCGTGAACCATACGCCTGAAGAGCCCAAATAGATAATGTCCAATGGACCGCAGTTGGAGTCGGGCAGATAAAATTCATTAACGAACCATCCTGAAGTTCCATCAGGAGTTAACGCTCCAACAGCGCCTAAACCAAACTCAGCAAACCATATACGTGGCCTGCCATCGGCATGATATTTGGGCTGGATGGCTAATCCCCTAGGACCTGCCCCACTAGTAAGGTTAAATTCATATAGAGTAGGGGATCCCTCTACATCGTTGATTAAGCCTATCTTATGTCTCTGCGACTCTGTAAACCATATCCTATAAAGATCGGTTCGATTATCGTACGCGACGGCCCATGGCCTGCTCCCTGTTGGAAGCTGATACTCATATATGAGTGTGGAATCTAGCTTCAGCCGGTCTATCTTGTCGCTCCCGTAGACGGCTGCCCATACGCTGCTTGTGGCTTTATCGTCGATGGTTATGCCGTAGGGTTTTGTGGATCCCGGCGGCAGCTCGTACTCTGTTATGGCGGCGGCTTCGATGCCCCTCGGCAGCGCCGCTATGAGGATCAGGATGATGGATGCTAAGGCCATTATCTGTCCGAGCCTCATCCTCTTCCTCGGGGAGATGCTTCTTGCCTCGCTTGTTCCAGTCGGAGATTCCGCGTGGAGAGAAGTCGTGAACGTTAGGTTCCTCATTAGGATGCTCACATCCTTATCTTAACTTAAATACCTGGCTAGGTTATTTAATCTTAACCCTTTTAACGCCTAAAATTAAGTTTACTACACATACCGTTAAAGAAGGGGCTGGAGAGATAATCTATATTGACAGGTAGAGTTTAAGTGGAGGAGAAAAGCTTATCTATCCTCATCCTCTGCCTGGGATGGCTGCCTCGCGGCGGCCGATCTTGCTTCCCCCTGCCTTCTAAGGGTTCCCAGGAGGGCTATCACCGCTGAGATCTGCGTGGAGATTATGAACGGCAGCGCTGCAGCAGGGGATGCTTTGAGGTCGATGAGTAGGCCGTATATCAAGCCGCTTATGAGGAAGCCTATCCCATAGGCGGTGTTGAATATGCCGTATGCGGTGCCCCTGGAGGAGACCGGCGTATAATCCGAGACTGCGGCCCGGTAGATCGACTCCTGCATCCCCAGCACGACGCCGAAGAGTATGGAGGCAACGATCAGGCTCGGCAGCCCCGCCCCAGCCAAGGCGAGGAACGAGGGGAGCATCGAGAACATGAATGGTAAAGTCAGGAATTTGACGCCGAACCTGTCGTATGCGTAGCCGGAGAGGAGGGCCGCCGGCGCGTCCATCCCCTGGATCAGCAGGTAGATCATGGGGACCATCCACCGCTGCCCCGGTTGAAGTATGATCGAAGCCTTATAAAGGATGAGCGCGGCCGGGATGAGCCCTACGGTGTTCAAAGTGACGGCCGACGTGTATATGTAGAAGGGTTTCCCTGGAGGTTTCGGTTTACCCGCGTCTCCGCCCGCCCCCTCGGACCCAGCGACCGCCTTTGAGCCTATCCTTCTATGGGTGTAGGCTAAGGCTACTAGGAGCATCAGGAAAGGCATCGAGAGGGAAGCGAAGGTCTCCTGGTAACTGTTACCATTGTAGTACATTAGGGCGGTTACGATGAGCGGCCCCGCTACCGCCCCCGTCTGATCCAGGAATTCATGGATCCCGAAGGCCTTGCCCGCCCCCACATCCCTGCTTATGATGGATAGGAGGGTGTCCCTGGGGGACGACCTAAGGGCCTTCCCCAACCTCTCGAGTAGGATTAGGATGATGGCTGTCTCCCAGGTGGCTGCGACCCCTAAGAGCGGGATCGAGGCGATTAATCCATAGCCTATGAATATGAGGAGCCAGTAGGCCCGGGTGGTGTCGGCTAGATAACCGCTCGCCAGCCTGACGGCGTAGCCCATGAACTCCCCCAATCCCCCGATCAGCCCCACGATGAAGGCCGTCGCCCCTAGGAACCTGAGGTAGTCGGGTACCAGGCCGCGTGAACCCTCATAGACTACGTCCCCCATCAAGCTTACAGCTCCGAGGAGGAGGATGCCGATGTAAGCGTCTCTAGGGCTGAGCAGGTCGTGCCTCGTCGAGGGCTTTCCTCTCAAAGTTTCAACCCAACTCTAACGGCTGTTTCCCCGGGCTTAAATATATCGAGTTTCTCGATGGTTAATAAATGGTATTAAGGTAGGCTGCTCCACGACCGATGATCGACCCTACGAACCTAATAGGACAACTAGATGCCTAACTACTTGTGTAGCGGTTACTGGAAGCAACTTGCCATATTGTCTAGAGCTACTTGGCCGAGCCTTAATAGCCGAGCGGGGATATGTGAATCCGGGTGAACCCTCGCCCTAATAAGATTACGAAGACTTAATGCGATGAGATCTTTACGTATAATAATGTTTAAAAATATATATTTTAGGTAATACCTATAATGGTTGCTATGAGTGTGATCACCATTAAGATAGGAAAAGAGTTAAAGGATAGGATGAAAAGAGGCAGGATAAACTGGTCTGAGTATATTAGGGAGGCAATACACCGGAGGATCGAGCTGGAGGAAAGGAAGAAAGCTGCGGAGAAGCTCCTCCAAGATCTCAAAGCCAGAAAACACGTGGTACCTGAAGGCTTCATAAACAGGAGCATAAGGGAGCAAAGGGACTCTCGATAATATTATATGCTATAGACGCGTCCGTTGCGGCGAGGTTCTTATTATCAGAGGATTTATCTACAGAGGCATGGTTAGTGC
This genomic interval from Candidatus Bathyarchaeota archaeon contains the following:
- a CDS encoding MFS transporter, translated to MRGKPSTRHDLLSPRDAYIGILLLGAVSLMGDVVYEGSRGLVPDYLRFLGATAFIVGLIGGLGEFMGYAVRLASGYLADTTRAYWLLIFIGYGLIASIPLLGVAATWETAIILILLERLGKALRSSPRDTLLSIISRDVGAGKAFGIHEFLDQTGAVAGPLIVTALMYYNGNSYQETFASLSMPFLMLLVALAYTHRRIGSKAVAGSEGAGGDAGKPKPPGKPFYIYTSAVTLNTVGLIPAALILYKASIILQPGQRWMVPMIYLLIQGMDAPAALLSGYAYDRFGVKFLTLPFMFSMLPSFLALAGAGLPSLIVASILFGVVLGMQESIYRAAVSDYTPVSSRGTAYGIFNTAYGIGFLISGLIYGLLIDLKASPAAALPFIISTQISAVIALLGTLRRQGEARSAAARQPSQAEDEDR